A DNA window from Danio aesculapii chromosome 1, fDanAes4.1, whole genome shotgun sequence contains the following coding sequences:
- the si:ch211-217k17.9 gene encoding probable cyclin-dependent serine/threonine-protein kinase DDB_G0292550 yields the protein NSNNNNNNNSNNNNNNNSNNNNNSNNNNNNISNNNKNNNNNNSNNNNNSNNNNNNNNSNNNNNNNDNNNKNNSNNNNNNNNNNNNSNNNNNNNSNNNNNNSNNNNNNNSNNNNNNNNSNNSNNNNNNNNNNNNNSNNNNNNNNNNNNSNNNNNNNNNNSNNNNNSNNNNNNNNSNNNNNNNNNSNNNNNNNNNNNNSNNNNNNNNNNSNNNNNNNNNNNISNNNNSNNNNNNNNNNNISNNNNSNNNNNNNNNNNNNNNNNNSNNNNSNNNNNNNNNNNNNNNNNNNNNNNNNNNQYNNNRNNNNNNNNNNNNNNSNNNNNNNSNNNNNNNNNNNSNNNNNNNNNNNSNNNINNNNNSNNNNNNNNNNNNSNNNNNNNNSNNNNNNNNNSNNNNNNNNSNNNNNNNSNNNNNNNNNSNNNNNNNNNNNNNNNSNNNNNNNNNNSNNNNNNNNNNNSNNNNNNNSNNNNNNNNNNSNNNNNNNNNNNNSNNNNNNNNNSNNNNNNNNNSNNNNSNNNNNNNNNNNNNNNNNNS from the exons aatagcaataataataataataataatagcaataataataataataataatagcaataataataataatagcaataacaataataataatattagcaataataataagaataataataataataatagcaataataataataatagcaataataataataataataataatagcaataataataataataataatgataataataataaaaataatagcaataataataataacaataataataataataataatagcaataataataataataataatagcaataataataataataatagcaataacaataataataataatagcaataataataataataataataatagcaataatagtaataataataataataataataataataataataataatagcaataataataataacaataataataataataataatagcaataataataataataataataataataatagcaataataataataatagcaataacaataataataataataatagcaataataataataataataataataatagcaataataataataataataataataataataataatagcaataataataataataataataataataacagcaataataataataataataataataataataatattagcaataataataatagcaataataataataataataataataataataatattagcaataataataatagcaataataataataataacaataataataataataataataataacaataataatagcaataataataatagcaataataataataataataataataataataataataataataataataataataataataacaacaataataataacaatcaat ataataataatagaaataataataataataataataataataataataataataatagcaataataataataataataatagcaataataataataataataataataataataatagcaataataataataacaataataataataataatagcaataataatattaataataataataatagcaataataataataataataataataataataataatagcaataacaataataataataataatagcaataataataataataataataataatagcaataacaataataataataataatagcaataataataataataataatagcaataataataataataataataataatagcaataataataataacaataataataataataataataataataatagcaataataataataataataataataataatagcaataataataataataataataataataataatagcaataataataataataataatagcaataataataataataataataataataatagcaataataataataataataataataataataataatagcaataataataataataataataataatagcaataataacaataataataataataatagcaataataataatagcaataataataacaataataataataataataataacaataataataataataatagc